CGACGGCCGGCGTGAGGCTGAGCAGGAGCATCTCGGTCAGATCGATCACCCGCTGCGCCGCCTTCCGCAGGGCGAGCATCTCCAGGATGGTCGGGCGCTCGCTGACCTGGCGGTTCGGCCCGCGCAGCTCGTACCGCGCGACCTGCATCGGCACCTCGGCCCAGTCGGCGAACAGGCCGTCCTCGTCGATCGCCTTCATCAGGTGCTCGCGCACGAGCAGACCCGTGAGGCCGTCGCGCTTCGCGAGGTACTGCTTCGCGCGCCGGTGCTGCGGCGAGTCCGGGCCGAACGTCACGAGCTTCATCCGGCACTCGCCGACCTGCACCTCGCCGCCGTGCAGCAGCGAGACCTGCGACTTGCGCTCGTAGTTGAAGTCCGCGTAGCTGCCGTTCGTGCTGCCCTGGTCCTCGATGAACCACGAGCCCGTCTGCCACTTCAGGATCGCGTGCGCCCCCGAGACGGTCGCCTCGGGCACGCACAGGCTCTGATCGCTGCGGCGGCCGAGCGCGAGCTTCGTGTCGTGCAGCGGCAGCAGAGAGCCCACGATCTCGGGCGCGTTCGTCGCGTACGTCACGAGCAGCGACTGCGCCCCGGGGGTGAAGTTCAGCTTGAGCGCGCCGCCCGGCGGCGGGCCCGGATCGAGGCGCTCGCGCGGCAGCTGGATCGGGCTCGTCGTGAGCTGCGACGGGTTGAAGAAGCGCATGTGCCGCGCCTGCGGCCGCATCGACGGGTCCTCGTTGAGGCCGCGGAAGATCTGCCGCACCTCGTCGATCGACAGGCCCGCCGGGACGTCGAACATGATCTGCTGCTTCATCGTCTTGACCCGCGGCTTGTAGCCGGGCTCCGGGACGCGGCAGGTCCACATCTCCCAGAGGGTCAAGGCCATGGCGTACACGTCGTCCTCGGGGCTCGCGCCGCCATTGCGCAGCCGCTCGGGAGACATGTAGTTCGGCGTGCCGCCGTCGGGCGGGGCGCCTGGACGGCGCGCCGAGGCGCGCGCGCGCTCCTGGGCGAAGCCGAAGTCGAGGATCACCGCGCGGCCCTCGGAGACCATCACGTTGCCGGGCTTCAGGTCGCCGTGGACGAGGCCCTGCGCGTGGATGGCCGCGAGCCCGTTGCAGACCTCGCTCGCGATCTTGCGGAACTCGTCCGCCGAGTAGCCGCCCTGGGCCTTGCGCTTGCGGATGTGCGTGTGGAGCGTCTGCCCGGGGATCTGCTCCATCACGAGGATGGGGCCCCACGGGCTCGGCGCGAGGTCGTGCACGCGACAGACGTTCGGATGGCCCACCGAGCGCGCGAGGAGGAGCTCCTGGCGGAGCGCCTCGTCGTCGCCTGGCATGCGCGACTCTTCGCGGACCACCTTGAGGGCCACGGTCTGCTGCGTCGAGCGATCGAAGGCTAGGAAGACCTCGCCCATGCCGCCCTTACCGAGGCTCTGACGGATGTCGTAACGGTCATTGATGACCGTTCCGGCAGTGATGGGAGGAGGGGGTGTCTTGGTCACGGCCCGCGGTGGATAAAAGGAGCGCGAACCGGAGCGTGCCCGACACCGGCTGCGGCGCACAGCGTCGTCCATCTGAACGTAGAGCGCAACGGTCGTTCGGAGGGAGAGGCCGGACACCGCGCGGAGGTGGCCGCTTCCCCGCTGATTTGGGCCAAGATCGCCCTTCCGAATGTCCCGGCCGCCGGGATCCCTTGACGATGACGGCTGATTTGTTTACGCGCCTCGGCCAGTCCGGCGCGACCGCCCCGCGCACGCCGGCGAGCGCGCGCTGTACGCCGGGCCAGCGAGCCGTTGAAGCCACGTCCATCCACCGGACGGGCGAGAAGGTCGGCCTCTCCGCGATGGCCTGAGAACGGCCCAGCGGACCGATGTTCGTCCGGGACGACACAGCGGGCGCGACGCGCTCGCGCCGATCGCCGTCGCCTTGCTCGCGCCGGTCGCCGTCGCCTTCAGCGACGACGGTGCTCGCGTGCGCAACGCGTGCGCGCCGACGGCTCCCTGGCTCCGCTCATGCGCTTCGCGATCGCAGGCACGTCGCTCGCCCTCTCTCTTCGCCGACGACGCGAACCGCCGGTGGATGGGCGGCCTCGCGCTGAACGCGGCTCCCTGTCCGTGGTCGCGTCCGCCGCAGATCGACCCCCTTCCGACCTCGCGCCGCGCAGCGCTCCACGACGGAGCGATCCGCCCGCGAACCGCGCAGACCGAGGCGATGCGCAGGCCGTGCAGACGTCCCGCTGCTGCGCGCGATCCGTCTACGTTCTTCGCGCCACAGCGACCCGCCAAGGTCACCGACGTTCAGCCTCGTGCGGCCCGCCACGCATCACTGACCGTACGGACGGCAGCGCACCATTCGCCGTGCATTTCCTGCTTGTATCGTGGCACTGCAGATTGACACCTCAGAGTCGCCTCAGTCACACTGCTCCCGAGGCGGCTGCTGTGTGTCCAATCTTCACCTCCTCCCGCTGCCCGAGGAGAGGCGCGACATGCCTGATAGCGGACAGCGAGAGGTAACCGGCAGCTCGAAGGTCTCGAGGGCTGCCGCGACAGACCCGCTGCTGGGGCGTGTCATCAACGGCCGCTTCAAGATCGTCAGCGTCATCGCCCGCGGCGGCATGGGGAAGGTGTACAGGGCCGAGCAGGCGCCGCTCGGCCGCATCTGCGCGCTCAAGGTGCTGAGCCCCAAGTACGAGGGCGACCACGATCCCGAGTTCCACAGGCGCTTCTTCCTCGAAGCGTCGATCGCGGCGAAGCTCACGCACCCGAACACGGTCACCGTGTTCGACTACGGCCAGAGCGACGACGATATCTACTACATCGCGATGGAGTACATCGAGGGGAAGACCCTGCACCGCGTGCTCCGCGAGGAAGGGCCGTTCTCCGAGGCGCGCGCGGCCCACATCGCGCGCCAGATCTGCCGGTCGCTCCGCGAGGCGCACGGGCTCGGCGTCGTGCACCGCGATCTCAAGCCGGGCAACGTGCTGCTCGTCGATCACGAGGACGAGCACGACCACGTGAAGGTGCTCGATTTCGGGCTCGTCAAGGACACCCAGAGCGGCGAGGACCTGACCCAACAGGGCCTGTTCATGGGCTCGCCCAAGTACATGGCGCCCGAGCAGATCACCGGCGACGACGTCTCGGCGCGCACCGATATCTACGCGCTCGGCGTGATGATGTACGAGATGCTGTCGGGCCAGGTGCCCTTCGACAAGGGCGCGAGCGTCGGGACGCTCATGTCGCACGTCCACGACCAGCTCCCGCCGATGCAGGCCCACAACCCGCAGCTCTCCATCTCGCAGACGATGGAGGGGATCGTCTATCGCTGCCTGGAGAAGGACCCGGCGCATCGCTTCTCCTCGATGAACGAGCTCGTCACCGCGCTCAAGTTCGCCGCGGGCGGCATCTCCACGCGAGACACGGGCGAGAACCCGCCCATGCCGTCCAGCACGACGGGCTACCGCGCGTCGTTGCCCTCGTATCCGTCGGCGCCCTCGCGTCCGTCGGCCACGCCGTACCCGTCGGCGCCTTCGTATCCGTCGGCCGCTTCGTACCCGTCGACGCTCTCGCGTCCGCCGGCCACGCCGTACCCATCGGCGCCTCCGCATCCGCCGGCCACGCCGTACCCATCGGCCCCTCCTCTCTCGACGACGAGCGATTTTCCGGGCCTCTCCACGCCGAACTCGTCGCCCCCCACGAGCTCGCCCGCCACCTATACAGGCCCCCTCGCCACGGACAGCGCCCTCAAGCAGCCGGCGGCGCCCGTCTTCGTCCCCCCGTCGATCACCGACGCGATGGGATCGCGCCCAGCGCCGCCCGCGGAGGGGCTCTCCTCCACCCAGACCGGCGCGGGCCCAGGTCGAAAGGTCATCCCCTGGGCGCTCGCCGCGACCCTCGGTGTCGGCGTCGGCGTCACCGCCGTCCTGCTGGCGCGCGCGCCGGCCGCCCAGACGGGCGCGGCGGCGCGCGAGCAGGGCGCGGTGAGCCCGCCTCCACCCGCAGCGCCGGCTCCGGCAGCGCCGGCGGCGCGGGGGCTGCAGATCGAGAGCACGCCGCCCGGCGCGGCCGTCAGGGAAGGCAACAAGGAGCTCTGCGCCGAGACGCCGTGCGAGATCGTCTGGCGAGGGGCCGCGGCCGCGCTCGCGCTGGAGCACGAGCTCGTGTTCGAGAAGCCGGGCTACAAGCCCGCCACGGTGCGCGTCTCCGGCGCCGAGGAGAAGGTGCGCGCGAAGCTCGACCCGGCCGCGATCGCGGCGCCGGCGGCCCTGAGCAAGCCCAGGGCGAACATCCAGAAGCCCGAGCCGTACAAGAGCAACCCCTACTGACGAGGGCGCGGACGCGCCCCGGCCGCTCTTCTGGTAGAGTCGCGGCGCTCTCGCGGCTGCGACCCCTTACCATGGCCGCAGTGGCTTCACGTTCGCGCGAGGAGCTCACCGGACGCTCCTCGCGTCGACCCGTCATGAAGTGTTCGGTGTGATGTGGGGAGCAGCGCCGTCAGCGCTCCCGAGCTCTCGCCGGGATCGCCGTCGCTCCCCGGCCCCGCTGAGGACAGGGCGAACTCATGTCGTCTTCCGATTCCTGCTCGCACCGCCGCCGCGACGCCGTCCCGGCGCTCGACCCGACCCACGACGCCCGCGCAGCGCGGCCGCGCCGCGCGACGGCGCTCCAGCGGAAGCTCCTCGCCTGCGCCGTCGCCTTCGGCGCGATGACCGCCGCGCGCGGCGCGCTCGCCGACGCCCGCACCGAGGCGCGCCTCCACTTCCGGGCAGGCATGGATCTCATCGCCCAGAAGCAGTTCGACGAGGGCATCCGGCAGCTCCAGAAGGCCAACGAGATCCTCCCCCACCCGAACGTCACCTTCAACATCGCGCGCGCGCACGCCGAGGCCGGCCACATCGAGCAGGCGCTCGCCGCCTACCGCGAGTACATCGCCAGCGATCCCCCGGACCGTGAGCAGGTGACGCGGATCGTGGAGCAGCTGGAGCAGCGCCTCGCCGCGCAGCGCACCGCGGCGATCCCCGAGCCGAAGCAGCCGCCGACGCCCGCGCCGCAGCAGCCGGCGCCGCAGCAGCCCGCCCCCGGCGAGGCCCCCGCGCCGCCCGCCTCGCCGGCCCCCGCCGGGGAGCCGGCCGCACAGGGCGCGCCCGCGGCGGCCGCGACGAAGGCGGCAGCGCCGGCGCCAGGGCCAGGATCGAAGGCGGCCCCCGGCGACGCCGCGGGGATCGTCGGCGCGGCCCGGACCGAGGACGTCTACCAGGAGACGGTCGTCACCGCCTCGCGCGGCGCCCAGAGCCCGCTCGACTCGCCGAACTCGACGACCATCGTGACCCGGCAGGACATCCGGCTCTCCGGGATCACGCGCATCCCCGAGCTGCTACGGCGCGTCGCCGGCATGGACGTCATGCAAATCACGGGCGGCGACGAGAACGTGTCGATGCGCGGCTTCAACAGCCGCCTCGCCAACAAGATCCTCGTCCTCGTGAACGGGCGCACGGTCAAGAACGACGTGCTCGGCTCGACCTTCTGGGAGGCGCTCTCGATCGACGTGGATCAGATCGAGCGCATCGAGGTCGTGCGCGGCCCGGGCTCCGCGCTCTACGGCGCCGACGCGTTCGCCGGCATCGTCAACATCATCACGATCGAGCCCGGCGTCGGGAAGAGCGGCTTCCGCGCGGGCTACGGGGATCACCGGCAGGGCTACGCCTCGGTGTGGGCCTCCGCGCGCGAGGGCGATTTCGCGTACCGCCTCTCCGCGGGCTACACCCGCTACCCCCGGTGGTCGCGCGAGGTCGCGGACGACCGCATCGACCTCGAGACGAGCGGCCAGAGCCAGGATCTCGGCGCGCAGAACGTCCGCATCGACCTCCGGACGTCGCAGCGGCTCGGGCCGCAGCGCGAGCTCACGGTGGGCGCCGGCTACTCCCGGAGCGAGCTCGACATCTACGGCATCGGCCCGTTCAACGACTACAACCTGGAGGTCGCCAACGCCGACGTCGCGGTCGCGTACCGCAGCGAGAACGTCAACGCGCGGACGTACTACTCGAACCTCGACGGGTACTCGCTGCTCAACGCCGCGTACCTCGGGCACACCCTGTTCGCGGGGCGGCCGCAGCAGCACGTCGTGAACGCAGAGCTCGAGTTCGTGAAGACGCTCCGCGCGCCCAGCCCCGTCGTGCACGACTTCCACATCGGCCTCGGCTACCGGCTCAAGGCGACGTCGTGGAGCTACCTCGAGGACGACATGCCGCTCGAGCACCAGGGCTCGGTGTTCCTCCAGGACTCGATGAAGCTCGGCGAGCGCGTCACGGTGGTCGCGTCCGGGAGGCTCGACTACGTGCCCTACCTGGAGCGGCTCATCCCGTCGCCGCGCGGCTCCGTCATCTTCAAGCCGACCGAGCGCCAGGCGATCCGCGTCTCCGGCTCGACGGCGTTCCGCTCGCCCACGTCGCTCGAGGCCTACGTCGACCTGCCCATCCAGCTCGCGCTGCCCGGCCTCGAGCTCCTCTCGACCTCGAGGACGCCGGACAGCTCCGAGCGCCCCATCGACCCCGAGCAGATCATCACCGCCGAGGCGAGCTACCTGAACCAGCAGAGCGATTACTTCGAGTTCGAGATCACCGCGTACTACAACCGCGTGAGCGATCTCATCGTGCTCGCCGAGCCTCAGCGCACGACCCTCTCGCAGCGCGCCCACGGGTCCGGGGGGCTGAACCCGGAGACGGGGAGATACACCTCGGGCTTCGGCGGCTTCGAGAACCAGAGCGACGTCTACCACGTCTTCGGGGGCGAGCTCGGCGGCCGCGTCTACCCCATCGAGGGGCTCGACATCTTCGCCAACTACGCGCTCAACCGCTCGGTGCACCGGCGCCCTGACGGGCGCGACACGCTCGAGGACGCCCGCACCAGCCGGCACAAGGTGAACGCAGGGGTCCAGGTCCGCACGCCGATCGGCGTCGACGGCGAGGTCACGCTCCACTACCAGTCCTCGCAGGTGTGGGCCGAGCAGGTCCCGACGGGGACGGTCATCGCCACGAAGCAGTACGAGCTGCCCGCGTACACGCTGCTCAACGCGCGCGTCGGCTACCGCTTCCTGGACCGCGCCGAGATCTCCGCGACCGTGTTCAACGCGCTCGACGGGCTCGGCGACAACGCGCTGCAGATGCACCCGTTCGGCAACCGCATCGGCCGGCGCTTCATGGGATTCTTCAGCTACTCGCTCTAGTGCTCGCTCTAGCCACCGCCATGCTCCGACCCAGCCCCCGCACCGGTCTCCTCCTGCTCGGCGCACTCCTCGCGGCCCTCCCGGGCTGCGACGACGTGGAGGTCTTCGTCCCGCTGCCGGACCAGAGCGGCCCCGCCGGGGTGCTCGACGGCACGGTGACGTACGCCGGACCCAGGCCCTGCACGAAGGACGGCCACGTCGTCGGCGCGGCGATCGTGCTCGGCTTCGACGCGCGCCTGCTGCCGCCGCCCGAGGGGCTCGGCACCTCGGCCGCGAGCATCGACGTGATCCCCGGCGACGAGCTCTTCGGAGGCCTCGGCGACGAGCTCGATCGCACCGAGGACGGCGCGCTCCACTGCCCCGAGCCGGACGCGCCGCCCGTCACCGTGAGCGCTACCTGGAGGCTCTCGCCCCTGGCCGCAGGCACCTACCAGATCCGCGGATTTTACGATCACGACGGCAACTTCGACCCCACCTTCGGCATCGCCAACCTGCCGACCCGGGGCGACGTGGCGGGCGGCGCGATCGAGAACGCGACCGAGGTGCTCGCTGGCGCCGCGCCGCGGTACCGCGCGATCACCATCGCCGCCCCCATCCCCGAGACGGGCACGCGCGTCAGCGGCATCGCCGTCACCCTCGGGCTCCCGCTCCCGCTGGAGCGGCCGATCTTCCACGTCGCCGAGGTGCTCGCGCCGGCGTCCGGCGTCACGCAGAGCCCGAGCGAGGTGGTCATGGCCTCCGACTTCCAGCTGGAGACGTTCAGCCAGGCCGATCCCGCCGGCACCGAGGCGTCGCTCCTGCGCCTGCGGCTCGCCGCGGGGGTGCCGGACGGCGAGGTCGCGCGCGCGGCGAAGCCCCCGCTCTCGCTGCCGGTGGGCGGCGAGGCCGCGCCGACCCTCACCTACGCGCGGCAGGACGTGAACGGCGACGGGGCGATCGACAGCGACGACCATGTCCCCGACTCGGCCCTGATCCCGGCGCTCTTCCCGATCTCGGTGTTCGCCAAGCAGGACGACGAGGAGCCGCTGATCAGCCAGGCCGCGCCCGCGGTGCTCCTCCAGGGGCTCACGATCTACGACGATCTCGTGACCACGGCCACGCTCGGCCCGGAGCCGCTGAACGAGCCGCGAGACAGCGCGCTCATCGGCGTCCGGCCCGCGGCGCTGTGCATGCACCCGACCGAGCCGCAGCAGGGGGGCGTGCTCGTGCTCAGCCACAAGACCGACAAGGAAGGCCACGACATCATCGCGGAGCGGGACGTGGCCCAGGTCGAAGAGGCGCTGAGCCGGCAGTTCGGGCGAGAGATCAAGGTCGCGTTCGGGTGCCTGCCCGAGGGGCGCTACGCGCTCAGCCTCATCTACGGCACCGGCCAGGCCTGGACCGTGCCCAACGAGGCCGGCGTGTGCGCGCCGTCGGAGGCCGAGACCGGCGACGGCGAGATCTGCGGCGCGCGGCCGCGCCTCGCGTCGCAGCGCGTCGCGCTGGTCATCGGCCCGCCGGACGACGAGGCGTACTGCGCCGAGCACCCGACGCCGGCGGCCTGCGCGCGCTGAGCGCGGCGGCGGCGTCCGGTCCCGAGCGGCGCGGAGGCCGCCGCGATCCGCGCTCGGGCGCGGCGAAAGCGCCGGTTTCCTGCTGGAGGCGGCGGTTGCCTCGCGCGCGCGGACCGATGGTAGGGTCTCGGCATGCGCTGCACTTGCTTTCCCTCGCTTGCTCTTCTGGGGGCGCTCGGCGGCGCCGCGGCGGGCGTGCTCGTTCCATCCGACGCGTCCGGCGGCTGGCCGCCGCCCACGTCGGCCAGCGCAGAGGACATGGCTGAGCCCGAGCACTGGCCGAACGACCCCGACTACGGCACGTCGGTCACGCAGAGCGGACAGTGGAGCTTCTACTCGTTCATCCCGGCCTCGAGCGGGTACGTCCGGCAAGAGGAGTCCGCCGCCGGCATGGCGATCGATCTCGCCTGGCGCTTCACCCAGGGGGATCCGCGCGTCAGGATCGCCGTCGCCGACTCCGGGATCCTCTGGGGAGAGGGGGATCTCCTGGAGAAGGTGTCGCTCAACCAGGGCGAGCTCGCGGCCCACAAGCCGCTGCACGCGGACGGCGCGGCGTGCGGCGGCGACGGCGCGCTCGAGGGCTTCGACTGCAACGGGGATGGGGTCCTCTCCGTCGCGGACTACAGGGACACGCCGGAGCTCACGCCCGCGGCGTCGGAGGGGCGGCCGCAGGGCGATCGGAACGGGAACGGCCAGCTCGACGCCGGCGACCTCATCCTCCACTTCTCCGACGGGATCGACGACGATCAGAACGGCTACGTCGACGACATCGCGGGCTGGGACTTCTTCAAGAACGACAACGATCCGTTCGACGACGCCCGCGACGGCCACGGCACCGAGGGCGCAAAGACGTCGGCCGCGCAGACGAACAACCAGCTGGGCGGCGCGGGCGTCTGCCCGCAGTGTCGGGTCATCCCGCTGCGCGTCGGCGAGAGCCACGTCGCCGACGCGCAGGACCTCGCGAAGGCGCTCCTCTACGCGGCCGACGGCCGGGCCAACGTCGTGCAGTGCCCTGTGACCGCTGTCGACAACACCGGCTTCGTCCAGGCGGCGCTCGACTACGCCCACGCCCAGGGGACGCTCGTCGTCGCGTCGATGGGCAACGAGGGCTCGCGCCACCACGGCGTGCCCGCGACGAGCAACCACGCGCTGCCCGTGAGCGCCGTCCGCTACGACGGCCAGAGCGTCGCGACGTCGACCACGTTCGTCGACGCGTCCCCGTGCTCGAGCTTCGGCGGCAACAACGTCCTGGCCGTGTCGAGCCCCGGCTGCGCCAGCGACGCGACCGCCGAGCTCGCCGGCGTCGCGGGGCTGCTCTACTCCGTCGCCCTCGACCGCGGCGTGTCGCTGTCCCCGGGGGAGGTGCAGAGCTTGCTCATCGCGACCGCCGACGACATCGTGGTGCCGGAGTCGCAGGAGCCCGGGTCGCTGTACCGCTTCTCGCAGGCGGGGTTCGAGCAGCGGTTCGGCCACGGCCGCGTCAACGCGAACCGCGCCGTGGAGGCGCTCAGCGAGGGGCGCGTGCCGCCCGCCGTCGACATCACGTCGCCGCGGTGGTTCGAGGTCGTCTACAAGGATCAGGTCCAGGGCCCGGTGCCGATCGAGGGCACCATCTCGGCGAAGCGGGCGATGGCCTACGACTACTGGGTCGAGTGGGCTGCAGGCGCGCAGCCGCTCGAGGCGGATTTCAAGGTGATCCACAAGGAGGCGAACCTGGCGCCGACGGTCGTCGCCGGCACCGAGGGCCCGATCGCCTCCCTCGACGTGCGCACGATCGACACGTCCCACCTCCGCGACCCCGACAGCCCCCACGGCGAGGACGATCGCGCGATCACGGTGCGCGTCCGCGCGAGGGCCCACTACGCCGCCGGCAACGTGGAGAGCGAGGCGCGGCGCACGGTCCACGTCGACAGCGATCCGACGCTGGTCCAGGGCTTCCCCGTCCGCGTCGGCGACAGCGGCGAGGGCAGCCCGAAGATGGCCGACATCGACGGCGACGGCGTCCGCGAGCTCGTCTATCCGACGGCCGGCGGCGCGCTGCACGTGCTGAAGGTGACGCCCAAGGGGCCGCAGCCGCTGCCGGGGTTCCCGTTCATGACCCGCGCCACCGACGGCCTGCTCGCTCCGCCGCCGTCCCCGGCCACGCCCGATTACCTCGGCGCCCCCCGCGTACAGCAAGGTGAACGGTGAGCTCGGCCGCGAGCCGATCCTGAGCGCGCCCGCCATCGCGGACCTCGACGGCGACGGCAGGCAGGAGATCGCGATCTCCACCTGGCCGGGCACGATCTACGTCGTCGGCGCGGACGGCAGCGACCGGTACGGGTGGCCGATACGCCTCCCCGAGATCCCCTCTTGCCCCCTCGATCCCGGGGCTCCGGCGAGCGCGCCGTGCATGTCCGCGGCCGCGCGGATCGCGCGCGGGGCCTTCGCCTCGCCGGTCCTCGCGGATCTCGACGGCGACGGGCGGCTCGACGTGATCCAGGCGGCGTTCGACGGCACGGTCCACGCGTTCGACAGGGATGGCCGCGCGCTGCGCGGCTTCCCCGTCGAGGTGCACTACGCGGGTCCGCTCGCCGAGGAGCCGGCGCGGAGCCGCCTCCTCGCGACGCCCGCCGTGGCCGACTTCAACGGCGACGGGCTGCCGGATCTGCTGGTCGCGTCGAGCGAGCGGCTCGGCGAGGACGGCGAGGCCGGGGCGGTCTACGTGATCGATGGGCGGGGCACGACCGCGCCCTCCGGGCCCGTGCTCGCGGGGTGGCCCGTCACGGTGCCGTCGCTCTCGCTCGACCCGCTCGCCGCGGAGGGGATCACGGCCTCGGGCGTCGTCGGGCGGTTCGACGGCGCGCTGGCGGGCGTCGTCCAGGGCAACGGCGCGCCGCCGCTCGTCCTCCCGGCCTCGCCCGGCGAGCAGCTCGAGCTCCTGGCGACGCCGGCGGGCGCGCTGCCGCGGGCGAGCGACGGCTCACAGGCCGGGCTCGACCCGACGTTCGGGCCCCTGTCGCCCGCCGCCGGCGCCCGGACGATGATCCCGCTGCTGTCGCAGCCTGCGCTCGGCGACATCGATCAGGACGGCACCCCCGACGTCATCGCCGCGGGCGCGTCGAACGCGGCCGCGCTCGCCCTCACGGGCGCGCAGGGGGCGGCGCAGCCGGGGCCTCACCTGCTCGCCATCTGGAGCGGCAGGTCGGGCGCGATGCTGCCTCGCGCCCCGTTCGTGCTCGAGGACTACGCGATCTCGGGCAGCCAGGCGGTCGTCGATCTGAACGGCGACGGCTACCCCGAGGTGCTGAGCGGATCGAGCGGCTACTTCCTTCACGCCTTCGACGGGTGCGGCCGGGAGCCGCGCGGGTTCCCGAAGTTCACCGGCCAGTCGATCACCACGACGCCCGCCGTGGGCGACCTCGACGGCGACGGCACGCTCGAGATCGCGGTGGGCACGCGCGACGGCTGGCTCTTCGCCTGGCACACCGAGGCGACGACAGGCGCGCTCATCGCCTGGGAGAGCCTCCATCACGACAACCAGAACACGGGCAACCTCGACA
The DNA window shown above is from Sorangium aterium and carries:
- a CDS encoding FHA domain-containing serine/threonine-protein kinase, whose protein sequence is MTKTPPPPITAGTVINDRYDIRQSLGKGGMGEVFLAFDRSTQQTVALKVVREESRMPGDDEALRQELLLARSVGHPNVCRVHDLAPSPWGPILVMEQIPGQTLHTHIRKRKAQGGYSADEFRKIASEVCNGLAAIHAQGLVHGDLKPGNVMVSEGRAVILDFGFAQERARASARRPGAPPDGGTPNYMSPERLRNGGASPEDDVYAMALTLWEMWTCRVPEPGYKPRVKTMKQQIMFDVPAGLSIDEVRQIFRGLNEDPSMRPQARHMRFFNPSQLTTSPIQLPRERLDPGPPPGGALKLNFTPGAQSLLVTYATNAPEIVGSLLPLHDTKLALGRRSDQSLCVPEATVSGAHAILKWQTGSWFIEDQGSTNGSYADFNYERKSQVSLLHGGEVQVGECRMKLVTFGPDSPQHRRAKQYLAKRDGLTGLLVREHLMKAIDEDGLFADWAEVPMQVARYELRGPNRQVSERPTILEMLALRKAAQRVIDLTEMLLLSLTPAVAGRTGPLKFVVSIVGPSIDEARHVVEQVVAQVQGMLPETLELGATLVKGEPGRPARTLID
- a CDS encoding serine/threonine protein kinase; the protein is MPDSGQREVTGSSKVSRAAATDPLLGRVINGRFKIVSVIARGGMGKVYRAEQAPLGRICALKVLSPKYEGDHDPEFHRRFFLEASIAAKLTHPNTVTVFDYGQSDDDIYYIAMEYIEGKTLHRVLREEGPFSEARAAHIARQICRSLREAHGLGVVHRDLKPGNVLLVDHEDEHDHVKVLDFGLVKDTQSGEDLTQQGLFMGSPKYMAPEQITGDDVSARTDIYALGVMMYEMLSGQVPFDKGASVGTLMSHVHDQLPPMQAHNPQLSISQTMEGIVYRCLEKDPAHRFSSMNELVTALKFAAGGISTRDTGENPPMPSSTTGYRASLPSYPSAPSRPSATPYPSAPSYPSAASYPSTLSRPPATPYPSAPPHPPATPYPSAPPLSTTSDFPGLSTPNSSPPTSSPATYTGPLATDSALKQPAAPVFVPPSITDAMGSRPAPPAEGLSSTQTGAGPGRKVIPWALAATLGVGVGVTAVLLARAPAAQTGAAAREQGAVSPPPPAAPAPAAPAARGLQIESTPPGAAVREGNKELCAETPCEIVWRGAAAALALEHELVFEKPGYKPATVRVSGAEEKVRAKLDPAAIAAPAALSKPRANIQKPEPYKSNPY
- a CDS encoding TonB-dependent receptor domain-containing protein; translation: MSSSDSCSHRRRDAVPALDPTHDARAARPRRATALQRKLLACAVAFGAMTAARGALADARTEARLHFRAGMDLIAQKQFDEGIRQLQKANEILPHPNVTFNIARAHAEAGHIEQALAAYREYIASDPPDREQVTRIVEQLEQRLAAQRTAAIPEPKQPPTPAPQQPAPQQPAPGEAPAPPASPAPAGEPAAQGAPAAAATKAAAPAPGPGSKAAPGDAAGIVGAARTEDVYQETVVTASRGAQSPLDSPNSTTIVTRQDIRLSGITRIPELLRRVAGMDVMQITGGDENVSMRGFNSRLANKILVLVNGRTVKNDVLGSTFWEALSIDVDQIERIEVVRGPGSALYGADAFAGIVNIITIEPGVGKSGFRAGYGDHRQGYASVWASAREGDFAYRLSAGYTRYPRWSREVADDRIDLETSGQSQDLGAQNVRIDLRTSQRLGPQRELTVGAGYSRSELDIYGIGPFNDYNLEVANADVAVAYRSENVNARTYYSNLDGYSLLNAAYLGHTLFAGRPQQHVVNAELEFVKTLRAPSPVVHDFHIGLGYRLKATSWSYLEDDMPLEHQGSVFLQDSMKLGERVTVVASGRLDYVPYLERLIPSPRGSVIFKPTERQAIRVSGSTAFRSPTSLEAYVDLPIQLALPGLELLSTSRTPDSSERPIDPEQIITAEASYLNQQSDYFEFEITAYYNRVSDLIVLAEPQRTTLSQRAHGSGGLNPETGRYTSGFGGFENQSDVYHVFGGELGGRVYPIEGLDIFANYALNRSVHRRPDGRDTLEDARTSRHKVNAGVQVRTPIGVDGEVTLHYQSSQVWAEQVPTGTVIATKQYELPAYTLLNARVGYRFLDRAEISATVFNALDGLGDNALQMHPFGNRIGRRFMGFFSYSL
- a CDS encoding S8 family serine peptidase; amino-acid sequence: MRCTCFPSLALLGALGGAAAGVLVPSDASGGWPPPTSASAEDMAEPEHWPNDPDYGTSVTQSGQWSFYSFIPASSGYVRQEESAAGMAIDLAWRFTQGDPRVRIAVADSGILWGEGDLLEKVSLNQGELAAHKPLHADGAACGGDGALEGFDCNGDGVLSVADYRDTPELTPAASEGRPQGDRNGNGQLDAGDLILHFSDGIDDDQNGYVDDIAGWDFFKNDNDPFDDARDGHGTEGAKTSAAQTNNQLGGAGVCPQCRVIPLRVGESHVADAQDLAKALLYAADGRANVVQCPVTAVDNTGFVQAALDYAHAQGTLVVASMGNEGSRHHGVPATSNHALPVSAVRYDGQSVATSTTFVDASPCSSFGGNNVLAVSSPGCASDATAELAGVAGLLYSVALDRGVSLSPGEVQSLLIATADDIVVPESQEPGSLYRFSQAGFEQRFGHGRVNANRAVEALSEGRVPPAVDITSPRWFEVVYKDQVQGPVPIEGTISAKRAMAYDYWVEWAAGAQPLEADFKVIHKEANLAPTVVAGTEGPIASLDVRTIDTSHLRDPDSPHGEDDRAITVRVRARAHYAAGNVESEARRTVHVDSDPTLVQGFPVRVGDSGEGSPKMADIDGDGVRELVYPTAGGALHVLKVTPKGPQPLPGFPFMTRATDGLLAPPPSPATPDYLGAPRVQQGER
- a CDS encoding FG-GAP-like repeat-containing protein, whose product is MNGELGREPILSAPAIADLDGDGRQEIAISTWPGTIYVVGADGSDRYGWPIRLPEIPSCPLDPGAPASAPCMSAAARIARGAFASPVLADLDGDGRLDVIQAAFDGTVHAFDRDGRALRGFPVEVHYAGPLAEEPARSRLLATPAVADFNGDGLPDLLVASSERLGEDGEAGAVYVIDGRGTTAPSGPVLAGWPVTVPSLSLDPLAAEGITASGVVGRFDGALAGVVQGNGAPPLVLPASPGEQLELLATPAGALPRASDGSQAGLDPTFGPLSPAAGARTMIPLLSQPALGDIDQDGTPDVIAAGASNAAALALTGAQGAAQPGPHLLAIWSGRSGAMLPRAPFVLEDYAISGSQAVVDLNGDGYPEVLSGSSGYFLHAFDGCGREPRGFPKFTGQSITTTPAVGDLDGDGTLEIAVGTRDGWLFAWHTEATTGALIAWESLHHDNQNTGNLDTPLKQGSARRAPRPLTVDLCEGAQQAPLILQLGGGCGCEAAGAEPRRGSGARGAGAALGAALVGAMALRGRRRRA